From the genome of Biomphalaria glabrata chromosome 1, xgBioGlab47.1, whole genome shotgun sequence, one region includes:
- the LOC106078500 gene encoding uncharacterized protein LOC106078500 isoform X2, whose amino-acid sequence MEWLHLLMKQLGFEWKLYDSKLYNITISVLACDKDIKPTIESIHKDNNDEEESTEKNSQNADSFLSQIVNYLTATPLVATKTDVVEPQDNGCTSIFHYSEGHNVSIFLILWLSVLGIIAATLLFYIILKKCQESITQSKDDKTDSTFVKKAVVDFEISSDDFNTETKKRPSDIKRVLTLHLSKMDKVFLYPSKPVDQILDETLWRFLKELDFYLSVEISPVNGTGSRTSLPSPQSSSSLNSMATPRLSRKFPQNQQSPKSLPNIIIKKVDDLAVLSWIKFEKQQQRLSWSYPCFRMDGFDYTQLSSVNRNLCILLQFLQQNCVIKPQQWTIATMVVNYCFYLLENVLKSDTEDSEDFLSFTTFESIGSAADGTIIGSANRFDLLMVLDISHCSEITILHSNVSHDIPPGYVALSFNDCDTIPKGSTFIKRAFIENQFGMYLVPEGFKDTAEMLLTRSVQKLNRNFKNKLDSLPFSFYLSSDKRFTLKIDTRLLSSLGLGVENINVNIIPALKISLPEFSLFSTIYAVPPWKDSNQPDKLTKTLPKTTLSRVFRGASNEDLLWSLCTEKLKMSVVEYFDERLHLSGVEGYHRECVMILKALFSYTHKNKLLNKGEVDSLVLSTIIHFLLQESNPSSWTLSSLPDRLSDAVHFLRSAYKNNFLPNFLIHNPHLVTQCQFLEVLSPLLSGKQQNLLAHICNEDALKVLEFVDSRLQETGLSQCMKDEFSSQMWEYEFFIFG is encoded by the coding sequence ATGGAGTGGCTTCATCTTCTGATGAAACAATTGGGCTTTGAATGGAAATTATATGACTCCAAGCTCTATAACATCACAATATCAGTATTGGCTTGTGACAAAGACATAAAACCAACAATAGAGAGTATTCACAAAGATAATAATGATGAAGAAGAAAGtacagaaaaaaattctcaaaatGCTGATAGTTTCTTAAGTCAAATTGTCAATTATTTGACAGCTACACCCCTAGTGGCAACCAAAACTGATGTTGTGGAACCACAAGACAATGGCTGTACATCCATCTTTCACTACAGTGAAGGCCAtaatgtttccattttcttaattCTTTGGTTGTCAGTGTTGGGCATCATAGCAGCTACTCtgcttttttatataattctcaAAAAATGTCAAGAAAGTATAACTCAGAGCAAGGATGATAAAACTGATTCCACTTTTGTAAAGAAAGCTGTAGTTGATTTTGAAATTAGTTCTGATGATTTTAACACTGAAACCAAAAAAAGACCAAGTGATATAAAGCGTGTTCTAACATTACATTTATCAAAGATGGATAAGGTTTTTCTTTATCCTTCAAAACCTGTTGATCAAATACTTGATGAAACTCTGTGGCGATTTTTGAAGGAACTAGATTTCTATTTATCGGTAGAAATATCTCCTGTGAATGGCACTGGCTCTAGAACTAGTTTGCCGTCTCCTCAATCTTCTTCATCATTAAATTCAATGGCAACTCCTCGTCTCTCAAGAAAATTTCCACAGAATCAACAGAGTCCAAAGTCACTTCCaaacattattattaagaaAGTAGACGATTTAGCTGTGCTGAGTTGgattaaatttgaaaaacagCAGCAGCGCTTAAGTTGGAGTTATCCCTGCTTTCGTATGGATGGTTTTGACTACACACAATTGTCCAGTGTGAACAGAAACCTTTGTATACTTCTTCAGTTCCTTCAACAAAACTGTGTAATCAAACCCCAACAATGGACCATAGCTACAATGGTTGTCAACTACTGCTTCTATCTgctagaaaatgtgctaaaGTCTGATACAGAAGACTCTGAGGATTTTCTGTCATTTACAACATTTGAAAGCATTGGTAGTGCTGCTGATGGAACCATCATTGGATCAGCTAACAGGTTTGATCTGCTTATGGTGCTTGACATTTCCCACTGTAGTGAAATTACAATTTTACATAGCAATGTTTCTCATGATATTCCTCCTGGGTATGTAGCACTCAGTTTCAATGACTGTGATACCATTCCCAAAGGTAGCACTTTTATTAAAAGGGCTTTCATTGAAAATCAGTTTGGGATGTACCTTGTGCCAGAAGGCTTTAAGGATACTGCAGAGATGTTGCTGACAAGATCTGTTCAAAAGCTGAacagaaactttaaaaataagttggatAGCCTCCCTTTCAGCTTTTATTTATCTTCTGATAAAAGGTTTACTCTGAAGATTGACACTAGACTTCTAAGTAGTTTAGGTCTAGGTGTGGAAAATATTAATGTAAATATAATTCCTGCTTTGAAAATATCTCTACCAGAGTTTTCACTTTTTTCAACAATTTATGCCGTTCCTCCATGGAAAGATTCTAATCAACCAGACAAGTTGACCAAAACTCTGCCAAAAACTACTTTGAGTCGAGTGTTTAGAGGTGCCAGCAATGAAGATTTGCTTTGGTCTCTGTGTACAGAAAAGTTGAAGATGAGTGTTGTCGAATATTTTGATGAAAGGCTTCATTTGTCTGGGGTGGAAGGATACCATAGAGAATGTGTGATGATTCTCAAAGCCCTATTTTCCTACacacataaaaataaacttttaaataaagGTGAAGTAGATTCTTTAGTGCTAAGCACTATCATCCACTTCCTGCTTCAGGAAAGTAATCCTTCTTCCTGGACATTGTCTAGCCTGCCAGATAGACTATCTGATGCAGTGCATTTCTTACGCTCAGCTTACAAGAATAATTTTTTACCCAACTTTTTGATACATAATCCTCATCTTGTAACTCAATGCCAGTTCCTGGAAGTTCTTAGTCCACTTCTGTCAGGTAAGCAGCAAAACTTACTTGCGCACAtctgcaatgaggatgctctaaAGGTGTTGGAATTTGTTGACTCAAGACTTCAAGAAACTGGACTGTCCCAGTGTATGAAGGATGAATTTTCATCCCAAATGTGGGaatatgaattttttatttttggttaa
- the LOC106078500 gene encoding uncharacterized protein LOC106078500 isoform X1 — protein sequence MQISTLASMEWLHLLMKQLGFEWKLYDSKLYNITISVLACDKDIKPTIESIHKDNNDEEESTEKNSQNADSFLSQIVNYLTATPLVATKTDVVEPQDNGCTSIFHYSEGHNVSIFLILWLSVLGIIAATLLFYIILKKCQESITQSKDDKTDSTFVKKAVVDFEISSDDFNTETKKRPSDIKRVLTLHLSKMDKVFLYPSKPVDQILDETLWRFLKELDFYLSVEISPVNGTGSRTSLPSPQSSSSLNSMATPRLSRKFPQNQQSPKSLPNIIIKKVDDLAVLSWIKFEKQQQRLSWSYPCFRMDGFDYTQLSSVNRNLCILLQFLQQNCVIKPQQWTIATMVVNYCFYLLENVLKSDTEDSEDFLSFTTFESIGSAADGTIIGSANRFDLLMVLDISHCSEITILHSNVSHDIPPGYVALSFNDCDTIPKGSTFIKRAFIENQFGMYLVPEGFKDTAEMLLTRSVQKLNRNFKNKLDSLPFSFYLSSDKRFTLKIDTRLLSSLGLGVENINVNIIPALKISLPEFSLFSTIYAVPPWKDSNQPDKLTKTLPKTTLSRVFRGASNEDLLWSLCTEKLKMSVVEYFDERLHLSGVEGYHRECVMILKALFSYTHKNKLLNKGEVDSLVLSTIIHFLLQESNPSSWTLSSLPDRLSDAVHFLRSAYKNNFLPNFLIHNPHLVTQCQFLEVLSPLLSGKQQNLLAHICNEDALKVLEFVDSRLQETGLSQCMKDEFSSQMWEYEFFIFG from the exons ATGCAA ATATCCACTTTAGCAAGCATGGAGTGGCTTCATCTTCTGATGAAACAATTGGGCTTTGAATGGAAATTATATGACTCCAAGCTCTATAACATCACAATATCAGTATTGGCTTGTGACAAAGACATAAAACCAACAATAGAGAGTATTCACAAAGATAATAATGATGAAGAAGAAAGtacagaaaaaaattctcaaaatGCTGATAGTTTCTTAAGTCAAATTGTCAATTATTTGACAGCTACACCCCTAGTGGCAACCAAAACTGATGTTGTGGAACCACAAGACAATGGCTGTACATCCATCTTTCACTACAGTGAAGGCCAtaatgtttccattttcttaattCTTTGGTTGTCAGTGTTGGGCATCATAGCAGCTACTCtgcttttttatataattctcaAAAAATGTCAAGAAAGTATAACTCAGAGCAAGGATGATAAAACTGATTCCACTTTTGTAAAGAAAGCTGTAGTTGATTTTGAAATTAGTTCTGATGATTTTAACACTGAAACCAAAAAAAGACCAAGTGATATAAAGCGTGTTCTAACATTACATTTATCAAAGATGGATAAGGTTTTTCTTTATCCTTCAAAACCTGTTGATCAAATACTTGATGAAACTCTGTGGCGATTTTTGAAGGAACTAGATTTCTATTTATCGGTAGAAATATCTCCTGTGAATGGCACTGGCTCTAGAACTAGTTTGCCGTCTCCTCAATCTTCTTCATCATTAAATTCAATGGCAACTCCTCGTCTCTCAAGAAAATTTCCACAGAATCAACAGAGTCCAAAGTCACTTCCaaacattattattaagaaAGTAGACGATTTAGCTGTGCTGAGTTGgattaaatttgaaaaacagCAGCAGCGCTTAAGTTGGAGTTATCCCTGCTTTCGTATGGATGGTTTTGACTACACACAATTGTCCAGTGTGAACAGAAACCTTTGTATACTTCTTCAGTTCCTTCAACAAAACTGTGTAATCAAACCCCAACAATGGACCATAGCTACAATGGTTGTCAACTACTGCTTCTATCTgctagaaaatgtgctaaaGTCTGATACAGAAGACTCTGAGGATTTTCTGTCATTTACAACATTTGAAAGCATTGGTAGTGCTGCTGATGGAACCATCATTGGATCAGCTAACAGGTTTGATCTGCTTATGGTGCTTGACATTTCCCACTGTAGTGAAATTACAATTTTACATAGCAATGTTTCTCATGATATTCCTCCTGGGTATGTAGCACTCAGTTTCAATGACTGTGATACCATTCCCAAAGGTAGCACTTTTATTAAAAGGGCTTTCATTGAAAATCAGTTTGGGATGTACCTTGTGCCAGAAGGCTTTAAGGATACTGCAGAGATGTTGCTGACAAGATCTGTTCAAAAGCTGAacagaaactttaaaaataagttggatAGCCTCCCTTTCAGCTTTTATTTATCTTCTGATAAAAGGTTTACTCTGAAGATTGACACTAGACTTCTAAGTAGTTTAGGTCTAGGTGTGGAAAATATTAATGTAAATATAATTCCTGCTTTGAAAATATCTCTACCAGAGTTTTCACTTTTTTCAACAATTTATGCCGTTCCTCCATGGAAAGATTCTAATCAACCAGACAAGTTGACCAAAACTCTGCCAAAAACTACTTTGAGTCGAGTGTTTAGAGGTGCCAGCAATGAAGATTTGCTTTGGTCTCTGTGTACAGAAAAGTTGAAGATGAGTGTTGTCGAATATTTTGATGAAAGGCTTCATTTGTCTGGGGTGGAAGGATACCATAGAGAATGTGTGATGATTCTCAAAGCCCTATTTTCCTACacacataaaaataaacttttaaataaagGTGAAGTAGATTCTTTAGTGCTAAGCACTATCATCCACTTCCTGCTTCAGGAAAGTAATCCTTCTTCCTGGACATTGTCTAGCCTGCCAGATAGACTATCTGATGCAGTGCATTTCTTACGCTCAGCTTACAAGAATAATTTTTTACCCAACTTTTTGATACATAATCCTCATCTTGTAACTCAATGCCAGTTCCTGGAAGTTCTTAGTCCACTTCTGTCAGGTAAGCAGCAAAACTTACTTGCGCACAtctgcaatgaggatgctctaaAGGTGTTGGAATTTGTTGACTCAAGACTTCAAGAAACTGGACTGTCCCAGTGTATGAAGGATGAATTTTCATCCCAAATGTGGGaatatgaattttttatttttggttaa